A genomic window from Chanos chanos chromosome 14, fChaCha1.1, whole genome shotgun sequence includes:
- the inpp5e gene encoding phosphatidylinositol polyphosphate 5-phosphatase type IV, which translates to MNENGDTGAPVSLTGEKNSEEAPSRKHVDGLSENKEIDKCVKEELQGTQHLNNTLKPQDEWNAGENPSPYHPRPPLLPKPPALSKGGKNPSFGEKMRVRRLRNSQESLTDPAETGSSTDSLKEDSTSPTLSSAAVVKHEQTSTERQVDCAPARSPRFRDRCNSLPERDICPHGKIKEAEQRLKPSKVILSPLQPAVAFPPLQQSIASTSLRTANQIDRDCLDYGVVGRGGPERLHRNLSDSRLLETMVSDSTSVNSMKSTYSVLNPIRPRDVRNRSFLEGSVLGHGALLGAEELDRYFPDRRVGIYVATWNMQGEKGLPNNLDDLLLPTDTEFAQDFYIIGVQEGCPDRREWEIRLQETLGPYYVMLYTAAHGVLYLTIFVRRDLIWFCSEVEHATVTTRIISQIKTKGAVGIGFTFFGTSFLFITSHFTSGDSKVYERILDYNKIIEALALPRGLPDTNPYRSTASDVTTRFDEVFWFGDFNFRLSKDRGGVEAILKQSVGADMGPLLQHDQLYKEMNEGAIFKGFQEAPIHFPPTYKFDIGCDVYDTTSKQRTPSYTDRILYRSRQADDIKVVKYTSCSSIKTSDHRPVIGMFQVKLRPGRDNIPLGAGQFDRNLYLEGIKRRITRELKRREAMKNQNSSTVCTIS; encoded by the exons ATGAACGAAAATGGAGATACCGGTGCTCCTGTCAGTCTTACTGGTGAGAAGAACTCAGAGGAAGCACCAAGCAGAAAGCATGTGGATGGGCTCAGTGAAAATAAGGAGATAGACAAATGCGTCAAAGAGGAACTCCAAGGTACTCAGCACCTAAACAATACCTTAAAACCTCAGGATGAGTGGAACGCTGGAGAAAATCCCAGCCCTTATCACCCACGGCCTCCGCTCCTGCCCAAGCCTCCTGCTCTTTCAAAAGGAGGTAAAAATCCCTCATTTGGGGAGAAGATGAGAGTTAGAAGATTGCGTAACAGTCAAGAAAGTTTGACGGACCCAGCTGAGACCGGCTCCTCCACAGACTCCCTTAAAGAGGATTCAACAAGCCCCACGTTAAGTAGCGCTGCAGTTGTAAAACATGAACAGACCTCAACAGAAAGACAGGTAGATTGCGCTCCAGCGAGATCGCCGCGATTCAGGGATCGATGTAACAGCCTTCCAGAGAGGGATATCTGTCCGCACGGGAAAATCAAGGAGGCCGAACAACGTTTGAAGCCATCCAAAGTCATCCTGTCTCCCTTGCAGCCCGCGGTTGCATTTCCGCCTTTGCAGCAGAGCATTGCCTCCACCTCTTTAAGAACAGCTAATCAGATTGACAGGGATTGTTTGGATTATGGAGTTGTGGGCAGAGGCGGCCCGGAACGGCTGCACCGAAACCTCAGTGACAGCCGGCTTTTGGAGACCATGGTGTCAGATAGCACCTCTGTCAACTCCATGAAGTCTACCTACAGCGTCCTAAACCCCATCAGACCCAGAGATGTGAGGAACAG GAGCTTTTTAGAGGGCAGTGTTCTAGGGCATGGTGCCTTGCTGGGGGCTGAGGAACTGGACCGCTACTTTCCAGACAGGCGAGTGGGGATCTATGTTGCCACCTGGAACATGCAGGGAGAGAAG GGGCTTCCAAACAACCTGGATGATTTATTGCTCCCAACGGACACTGAATTTGCACAGGACTTCTACATCATTGGAGTGCAGGAGGGATGCCCTGATAG GAGGGAGTGGGAGATTCGTCTTCAGGAAACCCTGGGACCTTATTATGTAATGCTATACACGGCAGCTCACGGGGTTCTCTACCTCACTATTTTTGTAAGGAGGGATCTCATTTGGTTCTGTTCAG AAGTGGAACATGCCACGGTCACGACTCGTATTATCTCTCAGATTAAAACAAAAGGTGCTGTGGGTATTGGCTTCACTTTCTTTGGGACCTCTTTCCTGTTCATCACGTCCCATTTTACTT CAGGAGATTCGAAAGTGTATGAGAGAATACTGGACTACAACAAGATCATAGAAGCGTTAGCTCTGCCAAGAGGCCTCCCAGACACTAATCCATATCGCTCCACGGCAT CTGATGTAACTACTCGATTTGATGAGGTCTTTTGGTTTGGAGACTTCAACTTTCGCCTGAGCAAGGACAGGGGAGGAGTGGAAGCCATTCTGAAACAGAGTGTCGGCGCAGACATGGGACCACTGCTTCAGCACGATCAACTGTACAAAGAGATGAATGAAG GTGCCATCTTCAAAGGGTTCCAGGAGGCACCTATTCACTTTCCCCCCACCTATAAGTTTGACATTGGTTGTGATGTTTACGACACCACCTCCAAACAAAGAACTCCCTCGTATACG GACCGCATCCTTTACCGAAGCAGGCAAGCAGATGACATCAAAGTGGTGAAGTACACCTCATGTTCATCTATTAAGACTTCAGATCATCGGCCTGTCATCGGGATGTTTCAGGTTAAACTCCGTCCTGGACGGGACAA